The sequence TGGCGGACAGGTCCGGTCGGATGGTGGCGCTCACCGGGCGGGCCCGGTACCGATTGCTGCGGTGGAACCCTCGACGACTGCTGGCCGACCGGGCCGCTCGCTGACCGAAACCCGACCCACCCACTCCACCGCCCATGATCACTTGGTGGCCGGTAGTTGCCGACAGGTTCTCGCAACTACGCACCATCAAGTGATCGTGGGCGGCGCCGGGTCGGGCCTGGAGCGGCGACTCAACGACCACCCATGATCGCGCGGAGGGTGGGCAGCGGGGAATAAGGACGCACGGATACCACGCAGGTCGCCGGGGGCTGTGCCCGGCGACCGCTCGTCGCGGCGTACGACCCGCCTCAGCGGCGGGACCGGCTCAGCGGTGCCCCTCCGGGCGCTGCCGCCACCTGTCCTCCATGCGGTCCAGGATCGACGACCGGCGACCGGATCGGCCACCGCGGGGACGACGACGACTCGTCGTGCCGCCCACCACGTGCAGGTCGGGTGACTGCGCCCGCCGGTGCGACTGCACCGCGAACGCGGCCGACGCCAGCATGACGACGAAGCCCGCCACCGCCAGTGGTGGAGTCTTGATCACCGCGCCATAGACCAGTAGAGCCAAGCCAGCGATGATGACGCCGGCGGCGACGAGCAGGCGACGCCGCGCATGGAAGCGCGGATCGCTGGCGCGCACGGCCGAGGCGAATTTGGGGTCCTCGGCAAGCGACCGCTCGATCTGCTCGAACAGCCGCTGCTCGTGCTCCGAGAGCGGCACGGCACTCCTCCCCGGTCACGTTGGTCGGGCCCACTCGGGCCGACAGACCGTGGCAGCCATCCGGCTGCTTACCCGCAAGTCTACGAGGGGGGTCGCGCGTCGGAAAGCGGGACGACCTATGGGCGGGGTGGATTTTCGTTTCGACGGGGATCACGGTCGCCCATCAGACTGGCCGGACCTATGACGGACCGCCCGAAACGGGCAGCGGCGGCGTCCGCGGCAGCTTCCGCCTCGCGCCAGCCGCGCTCGGGCGCACCGAGGGTGAGTTGCCGGGCAGCGCCCTG comes from Micromonospora vinacea and encodes:
- a CDS encoding DUF3040 domain-containing protein encodes the protein MPLSEHEQRLFEQIERSLAEDPKFASAVRASDPRFHARRRLLVAAGVIIAGLALLVYGAVIKTPPLAVAGFVVMLASAAFAVQSHRRAQSPDLHVVGGTTSRRRPRGGRSGRRSSILDRMEDRWRQRPEGHR